In Dama dama isolate Ldn47 chromosome 9, ASM3311817v1, whole genome shotgun sequence, the following proteins share a genomic window:
- the LOC133062837 gene encoding olfactory receptor 2W3-like translates to MDVTNESTQGNFILLGFSDRPHLERILFVVILIAYLLTLVGNTTIILVSRLDPRLHTPMYFFLTHLSFLDLSFTTSSIPQLLYNLNGHDKTISYTGCAIQLFLFLGLGGVECLLLAVMAYDRFVAVCKPLHYMVIMNPQLCLGLISLAWGCGVANSLIMSPMTLWLPRCGYQKVDHFLCEMPALIRMACVNAAAVEGIAFILAIGVVLSPLVFILVSYGYIVRAVLSIQSSSGRHKAFNTCGSHLTVVSLFYGNIIYMYMQPGASSSKDQGKFLTLFYNIVTPLLNPLIYTLRNKEVKGALRRLILVNLSLRKQL, encoded by the coding sequence ATGGATGTAACCAATGAAAGCACCCAGGGAAATTTCATCCTTTTGGGATTTTCTGATAGGCCTCATCTGGAGAGAATCCTCTTTGTGGTTATCTTGATCGCATATCTCCTGACCCTTGTGGGCAACACCACCATCATCCTGGTGTCTCGGCTGGACCCTCGCCTCCAcactcccatgtacttcttcctcaccCATCTCTCTTTCCTGGACCTTAGTTTCACCACCAGCTCCATCCCTCAGCTTCTGTATAACCTAAATGGACATGACAAGACCATCAGCTACACAGGCTGTGCCATCCAGCTCTTCCTATTCCTGGGTCTGGGTGGTGTGGAATGTCTACTCCTGGCAGTCATGGCGTATGACCGGTTTGTTGCAGTCTGCAAGCCCCTGCACTACATGGTGATCATGAATCCACAGTTATGCTTGGGCTTAATATCCCTTGCTTGGGGCTGTGGGGTGGCCAACTCTTTGATCATGTCTCCAATGACCCTGTGGTTGCCCCGCTGTGGGTACCAGAAGGTAGACCACTTCCTGTGTGAGATGCCCGCCCTAATTCGGATGGCCTGTGTCAATGCAGCTGCCGTTGAAGGCATTGCCTTTATTCTTGCCATAGGAGTTGTGCTGTCACCCTTGGTGTTTATCCTGGTCTCCTACGGCTACATCGTCAGAGCTGTACTAAGTATTCAGTCATCCTCCGGGAGGCACAAGGCCTTCAACACCTGTGGCTCCCATCTCACAGTGGTCTCACTTTTCTATGGAAACATCATTTACATGTACATGCAACCAGGAGCCAGCTCCTCCAAGGACCAAGGCAAGTTCCTCACCCTCTTCTACAACATTGTCACCCCACTCCTGAACCCTCTGATCTACACCCTCAGAAACAAAGAGGTGAAGGGGGCATTGAGAAGATTGATTTTGGTAAATCTAAGTTTAAGAAAGCAATTATAA